The window TTGCCCTAGTAGTTCCAAGGATTTTAACTCCTGaactcttcttactttttggattGTAATCGCCAGACACTCGTTTCAACAGGTATTCGAGGGGTCCCTGCACAGATGAAACAGGTTCTTGGAACCTCTTCCTCAATCTAACCAACCCCTCAACAGCACTTGCATCTCTAGACCCACTGTCATATTTTTCTCTCAAATTTTCTTCCTCCTCAACAGCATCCTCATTCCACGATACCATAGCTCCAGTCTCCTCGGTCAATTTAGCAGGAGTAGGTGAAGATTCAGCCACTCCTTATTTTTTCTTTCCCCTCACATCACCTCGAGCACCCtccctctttttttcttttttctttttatctttacCACCAATTTTCGCAGACTTGGTGGTTTCAAGTCAAGCCATAGTTCCCACCAAAACAAACATATTCTCCAAATTCTCAACAACCTCAGAAATTTTCGCAGATATAATCTTAGGACCAGATGTTACCTGCTCTGTTTCAGATGAAACGGTTTCTCCCCCTCAGTTGCAGATTTAAATGATTCTTCTGATTTTTAGGGTTCTTCTGCCCAACTTGCTTTTAACTGCTCattaattttcttgatttgttctcctCCAACTACTACCTTGCGAGCAATCATCTTGAACATTACTTTCTTAGAGGTGGGTATGGCTGAAGGTGTGATAGATGGTGTGGGTGTAGTTTCCTTAGGTGGTGATGAGGGATTCTCAGAAGGTGTCGCCATTGATGTGTTTGGATATGTGTGTAGAGAAGATGAGAGAAGATAGAAAGAGTTGTTTGACGGCATGGAAGTTTAGAAGTGAAGAAATGGGTAAGTCCAACTCAAATTTAAAGAGGGAGAATTTAATTGGGTAACGACAACTTTTTCATAAGCTCAAAAGTCTTATCAAACTGGGAGTCAGTTTGAAAAGACATTGGAAACgctccctagaatctaggcacttattGCGTTGGGGACTCTTCTTGGGTGAAACTGGTTCTTTTTGTAACAGATTAGCTCGAGCGAGGTTAGGATTAAATGGGACTCTCCTTTTGATCAtgatccaaatataattattttaaaatatgcaGAGTGGAGAGTACATGTCATGTAATCTTGATGAatcaggttcttcactgagaattctcttgtgtaagtctgaattttccaagataataaagataatatcattagagattaatgaaatattttagcacatggcacaagagtatactagtgaaagtatgagactaagaaaaatctaatctaatcatgtacaaaattcacaaattgtCTAACCAAAttttgagttagaactggttccttttaggtgatcttaatcatccctaatagtaacatgtttctttcaaagtgatctttacttagagcttttgtgaagatgtcagctatttgcttatcAGTAATACAAAATTTTACAGTGATCAAACACTTTTCATAGTTGTCCcttaaaaagtgatgcctaacatttatgtgcttagttcttttatgatgaaccgggttcttggtcatactaattgcactagtgttatcacaaaagatggggatgcaacctacatcaattccaaaatccattaattgttatttgacccacaataattgagcacaacatgaggaagcaccaacatactcagcttcagcagtagataagatCACATAATTTTCCTTTTTGGTGGCCCgggacacaagacatgagccaagaaagtgtgccatgcatgaggtgctctttctatctacaagaaaacctgcataatcagcatcagcatatcccactaggttgaaattactaccttttggataccatagacaaaggtcagtggtgccttttaggtatctaaAGATCCgcttgacagcagtcaagtgagactcctttggatttgcctgaaatctagcacaaagacCTACACTGAAAATGAtatcaggtctactagcagtgagatataacaagAGCCAATCATTActctatacaacttctgatcaacatatgaaccaggttcatctatatccaaatTTGTGgatgttgcaataggagtgtcaatttctttggaatcttccattttaaaccttttaagcaactctttcacatacttctgctAATGGATCATAgctccatttgaattttgtttaatttgtaatcctaaaaagaaattaagctcacccatcatactcatttcaaaatttactccccattagtttagcatattctttacttaacttatcagtagttgctcccaagattatatcatcaatatatattTGAACTACCAAGATATCTTtaccttttttcttttaaaaataaggtattgtcaattttacctctcttgtagccatgcttaAGCAAGAATTTAGACAATCCTTCATACTATGCTCTtagagcctgcttgagcccataaagtgccttgtcaagcttgtacacatgatcaggacattccttgctCTCAAGGCTCgtaggttgcttgacaaacacttcttcctttagatagccattgaggaaggcactcttgacatccatctgatagagagtgaattccatgtaagcaacaAAGGCTATAAGGATTCTAATTGCTTCTAATATTGCAACTGGagaaaaagtctcatcatagtctatgccctcctcttgactatatccttgaaccatcattcttgccttgttccttgtaattgttccatcttcgtcaagtttgtttctgaagacccattttgtgccaattactgattagttggttgagttcatcttgcattgcattcgcctagtctgcatcctgcaaagcctcagtaacatttttaaattaaataagagataaaaaagcattaaagcacaaagattcttcaaaacagatctggttttgattccacaggttggatcagtgattatgttctcaatgggatgagaactttgatacttgtaaggttttaCAACCAGCTGGTTTCCCCTAGAtattccttcaatgttttgttgctgaggaactggttcatggacaggttccctcgaggtttgaggatcagttcctctttgttcagttccctctgtcaggttgccctgggtggaaggacctgttccatcacaTGTTCCTTTCTCTGGTGCAACTTCAGTCTGGGCTGtagtttcatttgagtttcttaccagccgaATTGCTTCATCATCCTGTTCCtccctctcagaaagaatgttagttttatCAAAGTCACAtatacactttcttctacacacatagttcttttgttataaatcttataagctttactatgtgaagaatatcccaagaatactccttCGTCACTTTTAGGATCAAACTTACCTGGGGAGTCTTTACCTCTATTGCGCACAAAGCAcctgcatccaaatgccctaagatgggatatatttgacttgctccctttaagtaactcataaggAGTCTTCTCAATAAGAGTTTTAGTCATACACATATTTATGATATAGCAAGCAGTGTTCACAGCTTCTACCCAGAAGttatggggcagtttactagaaagaagcatagtcctagccatttcctccaatgtcctattctttctttcaactactccattttgttgtggagccctaggagcagaaaaattatgatttatgccatgctcatcacaaaatttagtaaatttagcattctcaaattcagtgccatgatctcacctaattgatgcaagttgattacctagttatttctgagtttttctaacaaaggaagtgaacatgtcaaatgctttatctttagatgttaaaatagtattcaagtaaacctagagtaatcatcaacaagaacCATAACATATTTTTTACTACCTTTACTCAATGTTCTCGTTGGTCTACAAAGATCCATATAGACCAGTTCCATCGCCCTGGTAGTGCTTAccattttcttgcttttgaaagaggatcttacctgcttcccccttgcacaagcctcacaaactttatcttccttgaattTAATGTTAGACAActctatcaccaagtccttggagactagtttgttgagttggctTAGACTGGCAtatccaagtctcttgtgccaaatgaggggatcattatccaacacacttaagcaagtaaGTTCATTAACTAAAAGTGTGGACAAATCCACAatatatatgttgttcactctttttccctgcataactatcttgtcagtggtaagattaatcacaaagtattttgtagaggtgaatacTACCATGTTACCTTTATCACACAATTATGATACACTTATTAGATtgtacttcagtccatctatcaagtataCATTCCCAATGGAGTGAGAATTAGACTTACcaacctttccaaccccaatgctctcacctttctttccatttccaaaggagacattacctcccttaagatcctcaagtgaaaggaacggGTTCTTACTTCATGTCATGTGCTTTGaacaaccactatccatgtaccatatttggttgctccccttcacttggacctgcaaaagaaaatcaagggttagtcctaggaacccaaactagtttgggtccctttctatatgCAAAAGAATAAATcagattctttttagcccaacttggcaaCATATTTTCCCTAGAATAAActttttgttcttttgatttgccttttcttttgcggTGAATTCACTCTTATAGTGACCAGTGTTACCACAatgtgtgcaaatcttgttctcatAGAGTGTGAGGTACTTACTTTtaggatcccacttaggtgcagAGTTCCCAAAACCAAGTCCTCTTATGTTGCTAATATAATATttttgtagccatgaaagtgcatcggaggacctgttacAATTACAAGTTatgtctagctcatgcttgaccttgttcAGATCCTCCTTTAGGACTCTTACCTATTTATCCCTCATATATAACACATCTTTTATTTTtcctatatttttttcaaaagtgagtTGTGTATGATCAGCTGTCTTTTTACCTGTTCCTAACTTCAATTTTAGATTTTCATATCTAAGTTCTTTGACGGTTGTGTCAAGtgtatgaacctggttcttcaacacaGTATTTTCACTTTCAATTTCACAAGCCTTAAGTTTCAGGTTTTTGCACTTagctttcaaaatcacacattcttttgACAGTTGTTCCTTTTTACTATTCACATTCTTAGATTCATTAATTAGTTCTAGTAGTAACTCagataacctttctttagacaaaaacttaatcttgtctttgagataaaagacacttacctcagtttcttcatcagattctccaatgacCATAAGTGCtcgttcatcatcatcatcatcatctgagctttcatcTA is drawn from Nicotiana tomentosiformis chromosome 12, ASM39032v3, whole genome shotgun sequence and contains these coding sequences:
- the LOC138903104 gene encoding secreted RxLR effector protein 161-like; its protein translation is MEDSKEIDTPIATSTNLDIDEPGSYVDQKFVGLCARFQANPKESHLTAVKRIFRYLKGTTDLCLWYPKGFLVDRKSTSCMAHFLGSCLVSRATKKENYVILSTAEAEYVGASSCCAQLLWVK